Genomic segment of Ewingella sp. CoE-038-23:
TATCCATTCCTTTCCATGATGCTGATGCCATGGGCGTAGTGTGGCACGGCAACTATTTTCGCTATCTCGAAATCGCTCGCGAGCAGCTGCTGAAGCAGTTTGATTATGGCTACCGGCAGATGCAGGCTTCGGGCTATGTGTGGCCGATTGTCGACACGCGGGTGAAGTACATTGCGCCGCTGCTGTTTGAACAGCGCGTTGAGGTGCATGCTCAGCTGGAAGAGATTGAAAACCGCCTGCGCATTGGCTACCAGATTTTTGACTGCGCCACCGGCAAACGCACCACCACCGGCTACACCATTCAGGTGGCGGTAGATGCCGAAACCAACGAGATGTGTTTCGTCTCGCCACAGGTTCTGTTCGACAAAACGGGGATCGCGCTGTGAAAACTATACTGCTTTTTTGCCTGAGCTTGTTCAGTCTGGCCTGCCACGCCGTGACCCTCGACGAGTTGCAGCAGCGTTTTAGCCAGCAGCCGGTGCTGCGCGCCCAGTTTGAGCAGCAGCGCAGCATCAGCGGCATGAGCCAACCGCTAAAGTCCAGCGGCAACCTATTGATTGCGCAGAAAAATGGCCTGTGGTGGCAGCAGGAGAAGCCTTTCAGCCTGACGCTGCTGTTAACCGAAAGCCGCATGGTGCAGACCATGCAGGGCCAGCCGCCGCAGGTGGTGACGGCGGACAACAACCCGCAGATGTTCCAGTTTAACTCGCTGCTGACCGCGCTGTTCCACGCTGACCGGCAGGCTTTGCAGCAGAACTTTAAACTTGATTTTAGCGATAAAGGGCAGGGCGCGTGGCAGTTGACCCTGACGCCAACCACCACGCCGCTCAATCGGCTGTTCCGCAACCTGCATCTGGAGGGCAGCGCCTTTCTGGATAATATAGAAATCAATGACATGCAGGGCGATGTCACCCGCATTCGCTTCTTCAATCAGCAAACCCAACCGGCGACGCTGACCCCGGCGGAGCAGGCCCACTTTGGCGCCTAACCTTCACCGCAGGCTGGCGCAGGGCTGGCTGCTGATTTGCCTGCTGCTGGTGGCCGCGCTGGTGGTTATTCTGCCGCGCAGCCAGATTAACAGCAGCGTACTGGCACTGCTGCCCAAGCAGCAGCTGGCGGGCGTGCCGGATGCGTTATCTCGCGGCTTTAGCCAGCGGCTGGACCGGCAGCTGGTGTGGCTGGTCAGCCCGCCGCAGACGGCCGGAACCGCGCCGCTGGATGACTGGCTGGCGCGCCTTCGCCAGCTTCCCGCGCTGGGCGAGGTGCAGGGGCCGATGAGTGCCGAACAGCAGCAAGCCTGGGGGGCGTTTTTCTACGCCCATCGCAACGCCATGATGGACGATGCCACGCGCCAGCGGCTGACGTCGGGGGCGCAGGCCCAAAGCCAGTGGATCTTGGGGCAGGTCTATTCCGCTTTCGCCGGGGTCAGTGGTAAAGAGTTGAATCACGACCCCTTGCTGTTGGTGCGCGCTTCGCAAATGGCGCAGCAGCAGAACAGCGCGGGCATGAGCCTCGACGACGGCTGGCTGGTGGCCACCGACAAGCAGGGCCGCCGCTGGTATCTATTGCACGGCGAGCTGAAAGCTTCTTCCTATGACATCACCAGCGGCAGGCGGGTAGTCGCCGCGCTACAGGCGCAAAAGCAGGCGTTCGAGCAGCAGTGGCCGGGAGCCAAAGTGCTGGAGCGCGGCACGGTGTTCTATAGCGATTACGCCAGCCATCAGGCCGAGCGTGATATTTCCACCATTGGGCTGGCCTCGGTGATTGGCGTCTTCGCGCTGATCCTGCTGATGTTTCGCTCGATCCTGCCGATGCT
This window contains:
- a CDS encoding acyl-CoA thioesterase, translated to MPSKLDPRFDDPRFSTRVEISIPFHDADAMGVVWHGNYFRYLEIAREQLLKQFDYGYRQMQASGYVWPIVDTRVKYIAPLLFEQRVEVHAQLEEIENRLRIGYQIFDCATGKRTTTGYTIQVAVDAETNEMCFVSPQVLFDKTGIAL
- a CDS encoding outer membrane lipoprotein carrier protein LolA, producing MKTILLFCLSLFSLACHAVTLDELQQRFSQQPVLRAQFEQQRSISGMSQPLKSSGNLLIAQKNGLWWQQEKPFSLTLLLTESRMVQTMQGQPPQVVTADNNPQMFQFNSLLTALFHADRQALQQNFKLDFSDKGQGAWQLTLTPTTTPLNRLFRNLHLEGSAFLDNIEINDMQGDVTRIRFFNQQTQPATLTPAEQAHFGA